The Symmachiella macrocystis genome includes the window ATCGTAGGTGCCGTCGTTGCCGTAATCCCAAAGATAGGTCAGCGTGTTAGCGGGTTGATCCACATCGAAGCTACCGCTGCCATCGAGTTGGATCCGATCACGATTGCCCAACACATACGGCCCTCCGGCATCGGCAACAGGGCGAGTGTTGACGAAGGGGATGACGTTGATCACCAAACTCACGGTGGCATCGGGGGTCGTGCCGACAGTTACATCGTCTACGGTGACCGTCACGCTTAAAACTGGATTCGAGTCGCTATCGAGAACAGCGCCGGCCTTCAGAAATAATTCGGTCCCGAGAATCTCAAACAGATTGGCGTCCGCTCCGGTGAGCGCGAGTTCGTTGTCACCCAACGTATCATCGGTGACCACGATGTCCGCCACTTTGGTGCGGAACGTCGTATCGATTCTCTCCGGTAAACTGTCGACCGTGTTATCTAACGTGACCATCGGTGGATCGTTCACGTCGACGATAAAAATGGAAAGCGGCACACTGTCGTCGGGCGTGCTCCCCACCGACGCGTCATCAACATTGACGACGACGTCTAAAATGGGATTGCTGTCGTAATTTAAGATCGTGCCGGCCTTGAGGAACAGTTCATCACCAATAATCTCGAAGAGATTCGCGTCCGCTCCAGTGAGATAAAGAACATTCACTCCCAGCCCATCGTCGCTCACTGCGATGTCAGCGACTTTGAGGCGGAATGTCGTATCGGTATTTTCCAGGAGACTGGTGATCGCATTGCCTAACCCCACGATCGGCGGGTCGTTGACATCAGCGATTTGAATTGCCAAAGCCGCGCTATCGTCCGGTGTGGTACCGACTGCGTCATCATCGACATCAACAATGACGTCCAAAACGGGATTCGAACCGATATCAAGAACCGTGCCGGCCTTCAGGAATAGCTCATCGCCGACGATCTCAAACAGGCCCGCGTCCGCTCCGGACAGCGAAAGCACGTTCGTGCCCAACGCATCATCGGTGACGACAATATCGGCTACTTTGACGCGCGACGTTGTATCGGTGTCCTCTGGTAGGATCGTGACCGTATTGTCCAATGCGACCATGGGCGGGTCGTTGACATCGTCATTGACGGTGATCATCATCGCCGCACTGTCATCAGGCGTGCTGCCCACCGTACCATCGTCGACATTGACCGTGACGTCCAGAACCGGGTTGGAACTGCTGTCGAGAACCGTGCCAGCCTTCAGGAACAACTCATCACCAATGATCTCGAAGAGATCCGCATCCGCTCCGGTGAGCGTCAACTCGTTCACTCCCTCAGCGTCGTCGGTAATGACGATGTCAGCCACTTTCACGCGGGAGGTGGTATCGGTCCCGTCGAACAAATCGGTGACCCTGTTCTCCAACTCGACCATCGGCGTCGCATTGTAGAACATCGAATAACCGACAATCGGATCACCTGTATCGGACGCCCACTCTCCATTAGGATTCTGCGGCGTCCCGTTGGCCAACTCCCCGCTCGCTTCCAAAGAAAACGAGAGATTAAGAATGCTGTCCGCACTAATTATCGGATTGCCATCTGGATCGACCAAGAAGCCCTTGAGTGGGACCTTCATCTCCAATTCGTGCCCGTCCGGCGAACGCATTTGGGTGATGATGCTTTCATAAACCGGCCCTTTGTCTTGAACGAGTATGATCTGATCTTTGACGCCTCCTCCTTCCAGCGGGACTTCTTGATAAACCCATTGCGTATAATGCTCGTAAACGCCGGGCCGTACATCCACAAATCCAGGCGTATAGGGACCAACGACATCTTCAGGGAGTTCACCAGTGATGTCTTCGATGTCTCCAGTGAATTCACCCGATGTCTGGTCCAGAAACGCCTGATACAGCTCTTCTTCGTCAAGTGCGCCGTGACTCAGATAATGCCCCGTATTGAACTCGCCATCGTAAAATTCAATCTCGGCATTCATGTCGTAGCCGGAGGTTGTGGGATAATACCCACCTTCATGCAACGGATATCCCGTATTTACATCGTTGTCGACATCGATGGTCACGATCACATAGTACCGCCCCGCCCGCTCGCCACCCGAAGAATCCTGTGTCCGACCAATTTCCCCCGCAGCACGAAAATAGAAGTAGAGATTCTCAGCATCATGCGTGACGCGGTATTCCAAAAGGTCGACATCGGGATGATCGACCAGCGCGGGAACATCATTTTCACCAGTGTGGTCCGTGTCATGGGGATCGCCGGCTGGGTCAACACCGCCAGCATAGTCCGCCGTATCCCAATCGTCGAAATTGCCATCAATAATGATCGGTGGTGCCGCGGAAAGAACCAGTCGATCTTCGAGATTTTCGATCACCAGAGTCCGACTGAAGGGATTGCCTCGCCCGCTGGATGAAAGTGCGGACGAACGATTCGTTACAGATAAACGTCGTGCAGCTTTATTGTTGGCCCGTTTGGTCATTTACCAATCCCTCTTGGAGACGCCTTAGCGTGTTGCGGATTCCAGTGCTTAGTTCACGTTTCTCATAGATTTGCGCAAACTGCGCACAACAATCAGCAAATTAAATGACGTGGGAACGATTGCAAATCGCCCACGAAAAGCTAGCGCATCTTACCAATGCTACCGGACCGCTAGGGCCGATTCAATCGTTTTGTGCTCGATTGATGTCTTTTCCGACCGCTTAACGCGCTGCAGACACCTGCTCCAAGACGTCTCAAACAGGCTCGTTCGTCCGCATCGGGGCCGCAAACCAATCTAAAGCGTAGCCAACAGCGCGCAATCACGATTTGGGGAAAATGCGCTGCCGACGCATTGCCGTGTCGCCGATTATTTCTCGGCGAATTCTTCTGCCGGATGAAAAAGTCGGAACGTTTTGTAGCCGCCGCTGACATTCACAACATCATATCCGGCTTGCATAAGCACCCGCGTCGCCAAGTACCCCCGCTGCCCCACTTGGCAATAAGTGGCAATCCGTCGATCGGTTGGCAATTCCTCCAGCCGCGATCGCAATTCATCAATCGGTATATTCACCGCATCCGGGAAATGCCCAGCTGCATACTCCTCCGCTGTGCGGACATCCAACAGCAGCGGACGTTCTGCAGGCGACTGCTCCAGGAGCGTTACAACATCAATCTGGGGATGCTCACCGCGCAACAGTCCCGCAGCCACAAATCCCGCCATATTCACCGGGTCTTTGGCGGAACCGTATTGTGGTGCGTAGGCGAGTTCCACTTCTTCGAGGTCATAAACAGTCATGCCCGCTTGAATCGCGATCGCCAACACGTCGATGCGTTTATCCACACCTGCGCCGCCAATGCCCTGCGCACCCAGAATCCGTCCCGATTCGGGATCGAATAGCAACTTGAGCGTCATCTGTTCGGCGCCGGGATAGTATCCGGCGTGGTTCGCCGGATGAACATAGATCATCCGAAACGCAATCCCGCTTCTTTGCAGCGACTTTTCCGATGCACCGGTCATGGCCGCCGTATGATCGAACAGCCCCAGAATAGCCGTCCCCTGTGTTCCGCGGTAACGCACCTCTCTGCCGAAGACATTGTCAGCGGCTATGCGCCCTTGCCGATTCGCCGGGCCGGCCAGCGGGATTTGTGTTGGTTCGCCGGACATATAATCCTTGACCTCAATCGCGTCACCGACAGCGTAGATATCCGGATCACTGGTTTGCAGGGAATCGTTCACTCGAATTCCACCACGCGGCCCCACCTCCAAACCGGCGTCAACGGCCAGCTTGTTTTCCGGTCGTACCCCAATTCCCAAGGCAACCAGCTGCGCCGGCAATGCGCGGCCGGATTTGGTATGGACGACGACTCCCGTCTCCGTCGTTTCAAAACGGTCGGCCGATTCTCCCAGAAGCAGTTTGACTCCCCGGCGCGTGAGCAGTTCGGCGAGCGGCGTCGACATCTCCTTGTCAAACGGCGGCAACACCTGATCCTGCAATTCGACAATTGTGGTGTCGATGCCAAGTTGCAATAGATTCTCGACCAATTCCAGTCCAATAAACCCCGCTCCCACCACGACCGCCTGCTGGACGTTGTTATCAAGCATGGCTTTGATGCGGTCGGTGTCCTGGAGATTGCGCAGCGTGAATACACCGGGCGAGTCGATCCCCGGAATCGGTGGCCGCAACGGCGCAGCTCCCGGCGCCAGGATCAATTTGTCATAGGCTTCGTCGTAAATTCGACCTGATTCCAGATCATGAATACTTACGGTCTTGGCTTGGCGGTCAATCGATTCGACAGAGGAACGGACCCGCACATCCAACCGCATGCGGGCCTCCAAGCGCTCTGGCGTCACGACCAACAGTTTCTGCCGATCAGTAATGGTCCCGCCCAGGTAATAGGGCAGACCGCAGTTGGCAAAGGAGACATCCGGGCCTCGTTCCACAAGCACGATCTCGGAATCCTCCGAAAGCCGTCGAGCACGTGCAGCCGCTGAAGCCCCTCCAGCCACGCCTCCTACGATAACAATCTTCATTGGGATAGGTCCTCAGTCTCAATTATCTCATTCCGTGAAACTTGGGCGCACGCTATTCGTGCTCCGATCAATTCGTGTCGCGGTATTCTTGCTGCCAACACACTCCCGCTGCAATAGTCCGGAAACGCCACATCGTAAAACATTTACTGGTTTAGGTGACTCAAGCATTTGTCTACCTGCAAAGTAATGGGTGAATTCGTTGGGTCGCTGTCGAACCTTGTCTCGTCAGCGTGATTCAGCTAACGTCCGGAGACCATTTCAGCTCAAGGAGTCCTCCGGCTGGCGAGTTATCGCTTTTCAGTCTATTTCCGATCTAGGAAACCAACGACGAATTGCCACAACCATGGATGTTGTACTCCGCCTCTTTCAAAGCACGCTCATAGTCGGCGCGCTTTGGGCATTGCCAGGTTCTGTGACTGCCGCTGATCCGATCACAGAACATTTCCCCGAAGCGGTAAATTCCGGCTGTATGAAATGCCACGCGGGCATTGAGTTGATCCGAGAACCCGACTCGGAAATGATGCAGCAGATTATGCAGCGCGGCACCGAGCAAGGGGACCCCGCCGGCTGTATTATTTGCCACGGCGGCGACCCGACGGAGACAACCGATAAAATCAAAGCGCACGGCGGCGAACAGCCGCAGACATTCTACCCCGCACCCGCAAGCTCTTGGGTCAATCAGAAAACGTGTGGACAATGCCATCCGGATCAGGTCAAGACTCAGTGGACCAGCCTGATGATGACCGAAGCGGGGAAAATCCAAGGCGTCTGTTGGGCGTTCGGTTCCATGACCGGCTACAATCACCTTTGGGCTAATTATGCCGTGAAAAACCCAGCAGATCCCGGCGATCGCCTGGGTACGATAACGTACCGTCAATACATGGAGAGGCTCAAACGTATTGAACCGAACGTCTTCGTCGACGCTCATGAACCGTTGCCTGAAGCTCTGAAAGTCGACGAATTGTATCGTTTGCGAACAGAGCCGACACAAGCAGCGTTCACCTACATTCGTGAGGAATGTCAACGCTGCCACCATGCGGTCAAAGGCAGGCAAACACGGGGGGATTTTCGCGGCATTGGCTGTGCTTCGTGTCACACCCCCTACAGCAACGATGGACACTATGAAGGGGGTGACCCGTCAATCGACAAACAAGCAACCGGACACATGCTCGTACATTCCATTCAAGGCACGCGCGATGCGAAGGTCACCGTGCATGAGAAAACTTATAGCGGCATCCCCGTCGAAACCTGCACCACCTGTCACGCCCGGGGGAAACGGATCGGCGTATCGTTTCAAGGGCTAATGGAGACCCCCTACCATTCTCCATTTGCCAAAGATGGTGGACCGCAGCCTGCGCTGCATACGAAGCACTATATCGCGATGGAGCAAGACGTTCATTACCTAAAAGGTATGACCTGCCAGGATTGCCACACGACGACGGACGTCCATAGCGACGGTTTTTTGGCTGCTGCCAATCTGGCATCGGTGCAAATTGAATGCGCCGATTGCCACGGCACGCCCGACAGATACCCTTGGGATTTACCTCTCGGATTCATGGACGAATTTGCCATGACACCCGCGACCGGAAAACCCCGTGGCGTGACCACTGAACCATTAGAACAGACACGACAGGGAACTGTGCACGAGCCGCTCGACGGGTATTTGATCACCGCACGAGGCAACCCGTATGAAAACGTAGTCCGCGACGGGAACGAAATCATCGTCCACACCGCAGCCGGCAAAGACATACGCATGCAACCACTCAAGAAATTATTTGCGGAAAAGAAGGTCAGCCAGAAGGGTGTTGTGGCCATGCAAGGTGTTGCGGGACACCTAGAACGCATGGAATGCTACACCTGCCATAGCAGTTGGACGCCCCAATGCTATGGCTGCCACATCAAGATCGACTATTCGCAAAAAGACAAATGCCCGGAATGCAAAGACTCGAAGCAAGGATTTGACTGGGTGGCGGCCGGCCGTAAGCACCAAGATGACCCAGCCCACCGGACAGATCGCGGTGAAACGGATTTCGACACGATGATTCCTGGAGAAGTCTCGGAACAACGCTCCTATTTGCGATGGGAGGAACCCATGCTCGGGATAAACGGCGAGGGACGCGTGACACCACTTGCGCCAGGTTGTCAGCCCTCGGTGACGCTCATCGGCGAGGACGGCAAGCCGATTTTGTTAAATCATATTTTCAAGACCGATCCAGGCTTGGAACAAGGAGGCGAAGAAGGACAACTGGCCATCGACATGAGTCCCACTCAGCCGCATACGACGACCAAAGACGTACGGAGTTGCGAATCGTGCCATGCCTCCCGCAAGGCGCTCGGTTTAGGAATCGACTCGGTCCGTGCCTGGGACAAAGAGCATGTTGTCGATCTAGAAACCGTAGACGGGGAAATCCTGCCCAATCAGTTTAAAGTACAGATGGAGCCGATCAAAAACTTAGATCACGATTGGTCAACAATCGTCGATGAAGCAGGCAAGCAAGTCGCCACGGTTGGGCATCATTTCCAGCTCTCGCGGGCATTCAATAAAGAAGAGCAACTGCACATCAGCCGTGAAGGGACCTGCGTCGCCTGCCATAAGGAAATCCCCGAGGAATCCTTGGCAGTTAGCTTCCTGCACCACGTTGCGAAATATTCGGGCCAATTGCCAAAAGAGAATCAGGAACATGGGGTGCTCGTCAACAAGATCGTGCTGATGAGCGCTTGGCTGCAATTCACACTTGCGCTAGGACTGCCGATCGGAATCGGGTTCGTCGCATGGCGTTGGCGTCGGCGAAACAAACTGGCATAATGGTCAATACGTCGTTGTCAGTGGGATTGGACAGATTCTCAGTACATCCAAATGATGGAGCGTATAGAGACATTGAGAATCCAGACCGATATTGCATGCAATCGTTGCACACAGTTACTCCCAGAAATGCAAAAAATGCTCCAAGTGCCCAGCGTGAATAACATATCGCTGCGACTGATATTGGCGAGTCTGTTCGCCTTGGTTGGACAGATTCTGTTCGTCACAATTGAGGCCCATGCGGCGGAGAATCCGCCGTCCGGTTTCCAAGTCCCGGTCGGCCAGCGACAGTTGTTCCTCGACGATCACGGGATCGCTCAGCAAAACAATCTGCGTCGCCAGATGCATCAGCCAGAAAAACGGGGGACGGTAATCCGTAGTCCGCAGCCGACGAAATCCATTCAAACACGCACAGCGCCGGTCTGGGACGAGAAGGCGGGGCTTTACAAGACGTGGGTCATCACCGTCGACGACAATCTGTGGCAAAGCCAGGATGGTCTGAACTGGACGCCCGGCCCCAAGACCAACATGCCGATCATGCTAGCGGTTTACGATCCGCTTGATCCCGATCCCGCGCGGCGTTTCAAAGCGCCGCTATTAAACCGCGGCTTCGCCGTCTCGCCCGACGGAATTACCTGGAAGCAACTTGATCTCAAGGCGATCCCCAGTTCTGACGAAGGGAATTTCAGCTTTGATGCCGAAAACGGCCTGTTCATACATACCGTCAAACGGGGCGGTCAACTCGGCCGTGCGGTGGCTCTGGCCACTAGCAAGGATTTCAAGACTTGGGACGATCACGGTATCGTGTTCCAGACCGATGAACTGGACCAAGAACGCGGCAAGCAACACATCGCGAATCGTTTGGCCGATGCCACTTTGCAGCAACCGCGATACAACGACCCCAGTGTCTATAATGTCGATGTCTACAACATGGGGGTGTTTCGCTACGAGGGTTTGTATATCGGCCTGCCGGCCCTGTATCACGCGGTCGGGTCCGTTCCGAACTATCCAAACACCGACGGATTTCAGTTGATTCAACTCGCTTGCAGCCGCGACCTGAAAAACTGGCAACGGCTGGGAGAGCGGGAAACGTTCATCGGCCCGTCACACATCGACTCCGGTGCTTATGACCTCACACAACTGCTGCCCCCCTCCGCTCCGATTGTTCACGACGATGAATTGTGGTTCTACTACACCGGCCTGAAGTGGCGCAGCACTTTCAATTACATCGGAACCTACCCCAACGGTCGGACTGAACTGATTCCCGGACGCGATCGCGATGGTGGCGGAATCTGTTTGGCTGTACTCCGGCGTGACGGCTTTATCTCGCTCGATGCGGGGGACGCGGAAGGCCAAATCGTGACCCCACCGTTTAAATTGTCCGGCCAAAACCTGATGATCAACGCCGACGCTCGCAATGGTCAAGTGCGAGTTGAAGTCTTGAACCCGCAAGGCGAAATCGTTGCTGCCGCGAAAACCGTCGCCGAGGACTCCCCCCGTAAACAATTGCAATGGAAACAGGGTGACCTGAGTGCACTGAAGGACCAGACCGTGTCGCTCCGCTTCACACTCCGCAATGCCAGCCTTTTCTCCTACTGGCTGACGGATTAGCATCTGGGGCATCCGACAAGCGCAGTCTCAAGCAACGGTTGACGGCAGCTCAGCATAGGATTGCTGATTCATCCTATCCCCCCCCTCCGTATCATACTGTACATTGAGAATCGAAGATTGAATCATCAGCCGTTCATTGCTCGCCTAAACGGTAACGACCTAAGCAAAAAGAGGACACCATGAGAAATATGCTTTCACGCAGTGCTGTCGCTATCGCCTTCGTATGTATATCCATCCTCCCCGCCGCCGCAGCCGAATATTCACCGGTGACCGTTTTTCAAAATGGCCAGGATGGCTACAAGATATTTCGTATCCCGGCCATCATCCAAGCAGCCAACGGCGATCTCTTGGCGTTTTGCGAGGCCCGGGAAGGGGGAGACGCGAGTCGGATTGATTTAGTGTCGAAACGCTCCAACGACGGCGGGGCGACATGGCAAAAACTTCAAGTTGTGCAAAACAACAAAGATTTTCGCGATTTGTACAAGGACGATCCTCGGCCAATCACCGTCGGCAATCCTGCACCGGTTGTCGATTTGCTGGACGAAAAACACCCCGGCCGGATCTGGTTGCCGTTTAACGTCGAAAACGACCTCGTGTTTGTGACCTACAGCGACGATCACGGCCGGAATTGGGCGCCGCGCCACAACATCACCGCGGATGTGAAACCAAAGGAGTGGGGCTGGTATGCGACCGGTCCGGTCCATTCAATCCAACTGCAACATGGCAAACATCGCGGCCGGTTAGTCATCCCTGCGGATCACCGCCTCGGCGACGACGGCGCGGACCGCGGTAGCAATGGCGCGCAGGCCATTCTCAGCGACGATCATGGAAAAACGTGGCGACTGGGGGCGGTCGACACTACCTACGAGGATGGATTGAATTCCAATGAAACCACCGTTGTGGAACTGAACGATGGACGGTTGTATTTCAATACCCGTGATCAAAACGGCAAAGCTCAGGGGACGCGCGGCGGCGCTTATAGCAGCGACGGCGGCGAAACGTTTGATCCTTCAAATGAGACTGCCTACAAATGG containing:
- a CDS encoding calcium-binding protein; the encoded protein is MTKRANNKAARRLSVTNRSSALSSSGRGNPFSRTLVIENLEDRLVLSAAPPIIIDGNFDDWDTADYAGGVDPAGDPHDTDHTGENDVPALVDHPDVDLLEYRVTHDAENLYFYFRAAGEIGRTQDSSGGERAGRYYVIVTIDVDNDVNTGYPLHEGGYYPTTSGYDMNAEIEFYDGEFNTGHYLSHGALDEEELYQAFLDQTSGEFTGDIEDITGELPEDVVGPYTPGFVDVRPGVYEHYTQWVYQEVPLEGGGVKDQIILVQDKGPVYESIITQMRSPDGHELEMKVPLKGFLVDPDGNPIISADSILNLSFSLEASGELANGTPQNPNGEWASDTGDPIVGYSMFYNATPMVELENRVTDLFDGTDTTSRVKVADIVITDDAEGVNELTLTGADADLFEIIGDELFLKAGTVLDSSSNPVLDVTVNVDDGTVGSTPDDSAAMMITVNDDVNDPPMVALDNTVTILPEDTDTTSRVKVADIVVTDDALGTNVLSLSGADAGLFEIVGDELFLKAGTVLDIGSNPVLDVIVDVDDDAVGTTPDDSAALAIQIADVNDPPIVGLGNAITSLLENTDTTFRLKVADIAVSDDGLGVNVLYLTGADANLFEIIGDELFLKAGTILNYDSNPILDVVVNVDDASVGSTPDDSVPLSIFIVDVNDPPMVTLDNTVDSLPERIDTTFRTKVADIVVTDDTLGDNELALTGADANLFEILGTELFLKAGAVLDSDSNPVLSVTVTVDDVTVGTTPDATVSLVINVIPFVNTRPVADAGGPYVLGNRDRIQLDGSGSFDVDQPANTLTYLWDYGNDGTYDAVGVRPYITAADLNGKSNIVVRLKVVDDEGASRSNVVRVFGEDTAVLRIRGDYDGVVGQRRVVSLKLYGRTVTDGQYTYTVDWGDGSKPRVVTGISGLSISKIYNKPGTFTISATAVNNETGLNTSYSRRIRIGTVQQQGDDFAVSGTNARDEFRVVTLAGSDRVEIFRNRISLGVHTVPGTIYAMGMGGDDWFRGDHGNYDVYFDGGRGNNVSYTYYGNDTILGRDGRDRVYDYGGDNYVSVGDGNNVIKTNIGDDYVKSGSGDDTIIDFGGNNMIDAGDGDNDIDVRKGNDVIITGSGQDQVNDLGGHNYIEVGDGSNVVRTGIGNDTILGGAQDDNIRDDGGFNTIYTFAGNDFIIAFGSSFIDSGSGDDFVFGQFRLLDDDDDLFTLLARSR
- a CDS encoding FAD-dependent oxidoreductase, which produces MKIVIVGGVAGGASAAARARRLSEDSEIVLVERGPDVSFANCGLPYYLGGTITDRQKLLVVTPERLEARMRLDVRVRSSVESIDRQAKTVSIHDLESGRIYDEAYDKLILAPGAAPLRPPIPGIDSPGVFTLRNLQDTDRIKAMLDNNVQQAVVVGAGFIGLELVENLLQLGIDTTIVELQDQVLPPFDKEMSTPLAELLTRRGVKLLLGESADRFETTETGVVVHTKSGRALPAQLVALGIGVRPENKLAVDAGLEVGPRGGIRVNDSLQTSDPDIYAVGDAIEVKDYMSGEPTQIPLAGPANRQGRIAADNVFGREVRYRGTQGTAILGLFDHTAAMTGASEKSLQRSGIAFRMIYVHPANHAGYYPGAEQMTLKLLFDPESGRILGAQGIGGAGVDKRIDVLAIAIQAGMTVYDLEEVELAYAPQYGSAKDPVNMAGFVAAGLLRGEHPQIDVVTLLEQSPAERPLLLDVRTAEEYAAGHFPDAVNIPIDELRSRLEELPTDRRIATYCQVGQRGYLATRVLMQAGYDVVNVSGGYKTFRLFHPAEEFAEK
- a CDS encoding multiheme c-type cytochrome, coding for MDVVLRLFQSTLIVGALWALPGSVTAADPITEHFPEAVNSGCMKCHAGIELIREPDSEMMQQIMQRGTEQGDPAGCIICHGGDPTETTDKIKAHGGEQPQTFYPAPASSWVNQKTCGQCHPDQVKTQWTSLMMTEAGKIQGVCWAFGSMTGYNHLWANYAVKNPADPGDRLGTITYRQYMERLKRIEPNVFVDAHEPLPEALKVDELYRLRTEPTQAAFTYIREECQRCHHAVKGRQTRGDFRGIGCASCHTPYSNDGHYEGGDPSIDKQATGHMLVHSIQGTRDAKVTVHEKTYSGIPVETCTTCHARGKRIGVSFQGLMETPYHSPFAKDGGPQPALHTKHYIAMEQDVHYLKGMTCQDCHTTTDVHSDGFLAAANLASVQIECADCHGTPDRYPWDLPLGFMDEFAMTPATGKPRGVTTEPLEQTRQGTVHEPLDGYLITARGNPYENVVRDGNEIIVHTAAGKDIRMQPLKKLFAEKKVSQKGVVAMQGVAGHLERMECYTCHSSWTPQCYGCHIKIDYSQKDKCPECKDSKQGFDWVAAGRKHQDDPAHRTDRGETDFDTMIPGEVSEQRSYLRWEEPMLGINGEGRVTPLAPGCQPSVTLIGEDGKPILLNHIFKTDPGLEQGGEEGQLAIDMSPTQPHTTTKDVRSCESCHASRKALGLGIDSVRAWDKEHVVDLETVDGEILPNQFKVQMEPIKNLDHDWSTIVDEAGKQVATVGHHFQLSRAFNKEEQLHISREGTCVACHKEIPEESLAVSFLHHVAKYSGQLPKENQEHGVLVNKIVLMSAWLQFTLALGLPIGIGFVAWRWRRRNKLA
- a CDS encoding sialidase family protein, translated to MRNMLSRSAVAIAFVCISILPAAAAEYSPVTVFQNGQDGYKIFRIPAIIQAANGDLLAFCEAREGGDASRIDLVSKRSNDGGATWQKLQVVQNNKDFRDLYKDDPRPITVGNPAPVVDLLDEKHPGRIWLPFNVENDLVFVTYSDDHGRNWAPRHNITADVKPKEWGWYATGPVHSIQLQHGKHRGRLVIPADHRLGDDGADRGSNGAQAILSDDHGKTWRLGAVDTTYEDGLNSNETTVVELNDGRLYFNTRDQNGKAQGTRGGAYSSDGGETFDPSNETAYKWFAPEVAVLDPSVVQCALLRGLSTKLGDSSDLILFSGPDENGPSGKGRSDLRIRYSTDETATWHDGPLIHTGPAAYSDMVRLQPGEFGVLFEAGDAGQKRYDRIVFVRFNALPFSQE